One genomic region from Spirulina subsalsa PCC 9445 encodes:
- the folK gene encoding 2-amino-4-hydroxy-6-hydroxymethyldihydropteridine diphosphokinase has product MRSAFTKCRVAIALGSNLTSPVGDSLTILNKAIATLNQSPGIQVKLTSSWYKTAPVGPPQPDYFNGCAVLEVELSPRELLGKLLEIERQFGRVRREPWGPRTLDLDLLLYEDWVLETPPLQIPHPRMTQRAFVLLPLAEIAPDWIEPISGMAIAQLASLVDSSGVNQQQGIY; this is encoded by the coding sequence ATGCGCAGTGCGTTCACGAAGTGTCGCGTAGCGATCGCTCTCGGTAGTAATCTTACCAGTCCGGTTGGCGACTCTCTGACAATTTTAAATAAGGCGATCGCAACCCTTAATCAGAGTCCGGGCATTCAGGTTAAGTTAACATCCAGTTGGTACAAAACCGCCCCCGTTGGTCCCCCTCAACCCGATTATTTCAACGGTTGCGCGGTGTTAGAGGTGGAACTGTCCCCGAGGGAACTGCTCGGGAAACTACTAGAGATTGAACGTCAATTTGGGCGAGTGCGTCGTGAACCGTGGGGGCCGCGCACTTTAGATTTAGACTTACTGTTATACGAAGATTGGGTTTTAGAAACTCCCCCCCTCCAGATTCCCCATCCTCGCATGACACAACGGGCTTTTGTCTTGCTGCCTTTAGCGGAAATTGCACCGGATTGGATTGAACCAATTTCGGGAATGGCGATCGCACAATTAGCCAGTTTGGTCGATTCTTCCGGGGTTAATCAACAGCAGGGTATTTATTGA
- a CDS encoding asparagine synthetase B family protein has product MSGICGIWHRDRSPLDSSILHRMTEFLVYRGRDSTHCWQQAEIGFGHTLLHCHQDSQPDGICHLPPFSLTADVRLDNRRALVTQLQQNDCPVTLHTSDSQLLLWAYHTWGKACLDYLLGDYVFALWDSQAQQLWCVRDPLGVKPFFFAQVGSLFLFSNTLNALRLHPAVSTQLNEEAIADFLLFDFNQTPQTTVFQDIQRLPGGHTLTCTPQHFNLQRYWTLPIPEFLPYRRDEDYLEPFQHLMNQAVSDRLRRREAALFLSGGLDSTMLAQTALNAMPEVNYQAFTVIYRELFKDPEGDYAQIVANSLHLPLKLIPADHYVPFEGWQNPAFHPPEPYNIPFLTQDYSVYQQVLTHSPVVLYGQGSDEGMRPSPLTELCRGMPLGELLRGLKRTLWHAHLKPPLGTGILGKLRGSHRDIWQGYPQWLNPDFERRYELRDRWQTFAQPQPPSPHPWRSKAYSDLLQPLWWYNFEATDPGFSRVPLEVRYPFLDLRLLNYLLSLSPLPWFINKHLLRVTLQKHLPPTIWQRPKTPLAGDPVYIYLQKGLQPWQSAQQQHREFLTTYIDLDALFCFTQQPNLPPPLAWSSLRPVSLGYWLKHCKLPHSALRKDRTSNNNSRTV; this is encoded by the coding sequence ATGAGTGGAATTTGTGGGATATGGCATCGCGATCGCAGCCCACTCGATAGTAGCATTTTGCACCGGATGACTGAATTTTTGGTTTACCGGGGGCGCGATAGTACCCACTGCTGGCAACAAGCAGAAATCGGTTTTGGCCATACCCTGTTACACTGTCACCAAGATAGCCAACCCGATGGCATTTGCCATTTACCGCCCTTCTCCCTAACGGCCGATGTGCGCTTAGATAATCGTCGGGCTTTAGTCACCCAGTTACAACAAAATGATTGTCCTGTCACCCTTCACACGTCCGACTCCCAATTACTGCTTTGGGCTTATCACACTTGGGGTAAAGCCTGCTTAGATTACCTACTCGGGGATTATGTCTTTGCCTTGTGGGATAGTCAAGCCCAGCAACTCTGGTGTGTGCGAGATCCTTTGGGAGTCAAACCCTTTTTTTTTGCCCAAGTGGGGAGCCTTTTCCTGTTTAGTAATACCCTAAACGCCCTACGTTTACATCCAGCCGTCTCGACTCAACTCAATGAAGAGGCGATCGCCGATTTCCTCCTCTTCGACTTTAACCAAACCCCCCAGACTACGGTTTTCCAAGACATTCAACGCCTCCCCGGTGGTCATACCCTCACCTGCACTCCCCAACACTTTAACCTTCAACGTTACTGGACTCTCCCGATTCCCGAATTCCTGCCCTATCGTCGCGATGAGGACTACCTTGAACCCTTCCAACACCTAATGAATCAAGCCGTCAGCGACCGTTTACGGCGACGAGAAGCCGCCCTTTTCCTGAGTGGTGGGTTGGACTCCACTATGCTGGCACAAACCGCCTTAAACGCTATGCCAGAGGTCAATTATCAAGCCTTTACCGTCATCTATCGGGAACTCTTCAAGGATCCTGAAGGAGACTACGCTCAAATTGTCGCCAACTCCCTCCACCTCCCCCTAAAACTCATCCCGGCCGATCATTATGTGCCCTTTGAAGGGTGGCAAAATCCCGCCTTCCACCCCCCGGAACCCTACAATATTCCTTTTCTGACCCAAGACTATAGCGTTTATCAACAGGTTTTAACCCATAGTCCTGTCGTCCTCTACGGCCAAGGAAGTGATGAAGGAATGCGCCCCTCCCCCCTCACAGAATTATGCCGGGGGATGCCCCTAGGTGAGCTATTACGAGGACTAAAGCGTACTCTGTGGCACGCCCACTTAAAACCCCCCTTGGGAACCGGAATTTTAGGGAAATTGCGGGGATCCCATCGGGATATTTGGCAGGGATATCCCCAATGGTTGAACCCGGACTTTGAGCGTCGTTATGAATTGCGCGATCGCTGGCAAACCTTCGCCCAACCTCAACCTCCCTCCCCCCATCCTTGGCGCAGCAAAGCCTACTCTGATCTTCTACAGCCCCTCTGGTGGTACAATTTTGAGGCCACAGATCCGGGTTTCTCCCGTGTCCCCCTCGAAGTTCGCTATCCTTTCCTTGACCTACGACTCCTCAACTACCTACTCTCCCTCTCCCCCCTACCTTGGTTTATCAATAAACACCTCCTGCGTGTCACCCTACAAAAGCACCTCCCCCCCACCATTTGGCAACGTCCCAAAACCCCCTTAGCAGGAGATCCTGTCTACATCTACCTACAAAAAGGACTCCAACCTTGGCAATCTGCCCAGCAACAACACCGAGAATTCTTGACAACCTATATTGATTTGGACGCATTATTCTGTTTTACTCAGCAACCGAATCTACCTCCCCCTCTGGCTTGGTCAAGTTTACGTCCGGTCAGTTTAGGATATTGGTTAAAACACTGCAAACTCCCTCACTCTGCCCTTCGCAAGGATAGGACTTCCAACAACAACTCAAGGACGGTTTAA
- a CDS encoding ATP-binding cassette domain-containing protein, whose protein sequence is MSSTAPSRWRVLPVGLRGTLGGSPLLILRRGEKVLELVGVGVREMVGIGGIDLLRDLSFKLEAGDRTVLVGPSGAGKTTLLRLLNRLISPTMGQLYFRQQAYGKIPVLELRRQVVLVPQEPKLLGMRVQDAIAYPLQLQHLPPREIDQRVQVCCQSLRLPNEWRERTELQLSQGQRQLVAIARALVMQPKVLVLDEPTSALDFGLASHLLTVLGELDNTTILMVNHQLDLISSFAQRVLYLESGILREDLPANAVQWDQLRDRLRTQQEQQQAEWE, encoded by the coding sequence ATGAGCAGCACCGCGCCCTCCCGTTGGCGCGTCCTGCCCGTGGGGCTTAGGGGAACCTTGGGAGGGAGTCCCCTGTTGATTTTGAGGAGGGGTGAAAAGGTGTTAGAACTGGTGGGGGTGGGTGTCCGGGAAATGGTAGGGATTGGGGGGATTGATCTACTGCGGGATCTGTCCTTTAAGTTGGAGGCTGGCGATCGCACGGTTTTGGTCGGACCGTCAGGTGCGGGGAAAACAACGCTGCTCCGTCTACTGAATCGTTTAATAAGTCCCACGATGGGACAACTCTATTTTCGTCAACAAGCCTACGGTAAAATCCCGGTGCTTGAGTTGAGGCGACAGGTGGTTTTAGTTCCCCAAGAGCCGAAATTATTGGGGATGCGAGTCCAAGATGCGATCGCCTATCCTCTCCAACTCCAACACCTCCCCCCCCGCGAAATTGACCAGCGCGTTCAAGTCTGCTGTCAGAGTTTACGCCTCCCCAATGAATGGCGAGAACGCACAGAATTACAGCTTTCCCAAGGTCAACGGCAGTTAGTGGCGATCGCCCGTGCCTTAGTGATGCAGCCCAAAGTCCTGGTACTCGACGAACCCACCTCCGCCCTCGATTTTGGTTTAGCCTCCCATCTTTTAACCGTTTTAGGGGAATTAGACAACACCACTATCTTGATGGTTAACCACCAACTAGATTTAATATCCTCTTTTGCTCAACGGGTGCTATACCTTGAAAGCGGCATCCTACGAGAGGATCTACCAGCTAACGCCGTTCAATGGGACCAATTGCGCGATCGCCTCCGCACTCAACAAGAACAACAACAAGCCGAGTGGGAATAA